A segment of the Carya illinoinensis cultivar Pawnee chromosome 1, C.illinoinensisPawnee_v1, whole genome shotgun sequence genome:
GCCGTTTTTATAGGAAGAAAGTATCATTTGAGTACGAGCTAAATAGCACAATTTTTTAGCTGTTGAAAATCTTGTTAAACCTATGAATCCAAAAGACACATGCAATGCACTCGAGATTGTTAATTAGGATTTGTTGCAAGGAAATCGCTCAGCTTATTTCTAATAAGAGCTAGAGATCTGACATACCCGGCCACAAGTATGTTGAGCATGACAGTACCTCCTGCCGCGATTCCCGCCAACTCTCCCACCTGTTGAAGAATCATGATGCAGAATAAGTATATTTGATCAATATTGTCACCCCCAACAAATTGgctaaaatataaatactaGCACCCCCCAAAAAAACTAGCAAAATCCTGAAAGAACAGATCctggaagaatttaattaagttttttttttcctcaaaccTGTTTCGATACGAAAGGAAATAGCTGAATCCACAAAACATGTTGGATGATTTACAGTGATAACTCAAATTCGCAAGTGAAGTGGTGCGGGGGATCTTGCAAAGGTATTTGATGAGTTATCTGCTTAATCAAGAGCTATGAGATATTGTGAACTTCTATGCACGtacatatgtacatatatatatatatatataattgaaatatCAGATGTGaatatgactatatatatatgcaataccTTATCTTGTGTCTTGGAACGTGTTCTCTATATTGGCCTTGATTTTAGTGAAATCGACAACTTGTACTAGGATATTATATTTATCGGGAGGTGGAACTTGCATGGTGCCGACCATTATATATTGAGTCTTGTCTTATTTTAAAGGAGAGCCTTGCGTCTATTGGAAGTTTTCTCAGCAGCCTAGCTAGCAGGATCTGTCTAGGTAATGAACtgaacataattaaaaaataaaaaaggaagtaGAAATAATTATGGTTTTTAAATTACGACATCACAATCGTAAGTTTGATCgaacgatttttttttatattttgtgaataCATTTTAATTTCGTAGCTGGTGAAAAGAAATGACTTTATTTTGTCGTTAATCCCCCCACTTCTCGATTCACGGTTTGTCATGGTAAAAAAAATGGgaggtttctttctttctttttaattttttgttttaattttaatgggaGGTTTCGGATCTCTATAGAAAAATATCTGAATTTATTTcaaggaaaataaatttgaattgcCAAATATATGTACACATGATCAATGAAACGCCACATATATACAGGAACTGTTTGTGCGTTTTTTCCACCCTCATCAGCTACATATCCATCGATCCAAGCCTAGCAGTTTGTGTCGTAAAAAATATGCTTTTCttgcacacacatatataatatagaaaggAGTTGCTTACAGCTCTTGTGTCGGTGGCTACGGCGGTGATAACAAACATGAGGTTGAAGCTGATCACGAACTCCAAGGCAAAAGCTTGACCATATGTCCCTGAAGGAACAGTGACTCCCCCTCCCATTGTGGGGTGGAAAATCCCTTTTAGTGCAAATGCAGCACAGATGGATGCCAGTGACTGCGCTCCAATGTACATGGGCACCTGCCAAAGTAATAAAACCTAGTGTTACAAAGAGACTTTTTAGAGATGCAATGAAAGCGCATTGGCTAGCTTTGAAAAGGAATTTTGTCACTACTTGTTTCCATGGGAAGTGTTTTAGAGCAGCAAAAGCAATGGTGACGGCTGGGTTGAGATGAGCTCCTGAGATGTGTCCCGTTGAGAGAATGACAATCATAACCGCTAGGCCGGCTGAAACAGCGCAGCCAAGCAGGCCTTCTGAGCCTTGTGTCTTTTGGTTCACAATGGGCGTGGCCGTTGAAGCAAGGATTAGTATGAGAGTGCCTATGAACTCTGCTCCAATCTGCAGGTTTTGGCATGAACACACCAACAATAACAACGCAATTGAAATACGGGTTAGTTTGTCTCTCACTGACCTATGAAAATAAACGCGATGTGAACTTATGGACCAGTTTTGATTTTGAGCTCTTGACATAGAAAGTTCtgcgtgtgtgtgtgatatactGCCTTTTCTGCAAATACTACGTACCTTTTTTGCAAGTGGGATAGGAGGGGGTGGCAACGAGCA
Coding sequences within it:
- the LOC122285070 gene encoding aquaporin NIP6-1 isoform X2 codes for the protein MDNEEVPSAPSTPATPGTPGAPLFGGFKPERSGNGRRSLLKGCKCFSVEQWGMEEGTLPKVSCSLPPPPIPLAKKIGAEFIGTLILILASTATPIVNQKTQGSEGLLGCAVSAGLAVMIVILSTGHISGAHLNPAVTIAFAALKHFPWKQVPMYIGAQSLASICAAFALKGIFHPTMGGGVTVPSGTYGQAFALEFVISFNLMFVITAVATDTRAVGELAGIAAGGTVMLNILVAGPTTGGSMNPVRTLGPAIAANNYKAIWVYLSAPILGALCGAGTYSAVKLPEEDGDNHEKPSTTRSFRR
- the LOC122285070 gene encoding aquaporin NIP6-1 isoform X1; its protein translation is MLKAASFRSRKFMTRRNVPQPTSTVMDNEEVPSAPSTPATPGTPGAPLFGGFKPERSGNGRRSLLKGCKCFSVEQWGMEEGTLPKVSCSLPPPPIPLAKKIGAEFIGTLILILASTATPIVNQKTQGSEGLLGCAVSAGLAVMIVILSTGHISGAHLNPAVTIAFAALKHFPWKQVPMYIGAQSLASICAAFALKGIFHPTMGGGVTVPSGTYGQAFALEFVISFNLMFVITAVATDTRAVGELAGIAAGGTVMLNILVAGPTTGGSMNPVRTLGPAIAANNYKAIWVYLSAPILGALCGAGTYSAVKLPEEDGDNHEKPSTTRSFRR